The genome window GCGGCAATCAATCGTGGGGCGATCACAACACGCTTCGCTACAATCCACACCTGCCTGAAGTCACTGGACCTTCCCTTGCCCGCAGCCGCTCCTGTCCCGTTGCGTTCCACCGCATCTCGCGCGGTCGAGCGGCGTGCGCCCGGGCATGGGCGCCGGCTGTTGTGCAGCCTGCTGGCGGTGGCGTGGCTGCTGACTGCCGGGTTGGCCGTGGCGCAGAATCCGCGCGAGGCGGAAAAGCGCCTGGAGAAGGTGCGCGGCGAGCTGAAGAGCGTGGCCGAGGAGCGCCGGCAACTGGAAGGCAAGCGCGGCGACGCTGCGCGCCAGTTGCGCGAGGCCGACGAAAAGGTCGCCGCCACCGGCCGCAGTCTGGCGCAGACGCAACAGGCGCTGCAGCGGCACCAGCAGACCCTGGCCGAGCTCGAACGCAAGCGCGATGGCCTGCGCAGCGGCTTGGCGCGCCAGCGCGCCGAACTGGCGCAGCTGCTGCGCGCGGCCTACGCCATCGGCAGCAATGCGCCGCTGAAGCTGCTGCTGGCGCAGGACCGCGTGGCCGATGCCAACCGCCTGCTGGCCTATCACCGCTATCTGCAGCGCGAGCGCGCGCAGCGCATCGCCACGCTGACCCACGAACTGCAGGCGCTGGAACAGGTGCAGCGCGAGGTCGTCGAACAGAAGCAGCAACTGAGCGAGGCCCAGCGCCGCCAACAGGAACAGGCGCAGGCCCTGCAACGCGACCGCAAGCAGCGCGCCAGCGTGGTCTCGGAACTGGACCAGCGCTACCAGGACCGCAGTGAACGCGAGAAGGCGCTGGGCCAGGATGCCAAGGCGCTGGAAACCCTGCTGGCCAACCTGCGTGCCGCCGCGGCGCGTGCCGAGGCCGAGCGTCGTGCCGCGGCCAGGCGCGAAGCGGCCGAACAGGCGGCGCAGGCCAAGGCCGCGGCGAAGGCCGGGCGTGGCGGTGGCAAGGTGCCGCCCAAGGTGGTCGCCTCGGCGCCGCCGTTGAAGGTCGGTGGCCTGGGCTGGCCGCTGTCGGGCGACCTGATCGCGCGCTACGGCGGCCGGCTGCCCGACGGGCGCACCAGCAGCGGCGTGCTGATTGCCGCGCCCGCCGGCAGCACCGTCACCGCGGTCGCCGATGGCACCGTGGTGTTCTCCGACTGGATGACCGGCTACGGCATGATCCTGATCGTGGACCACGGCAACGGCTACATGAGCCTGTACGCGCACAACGACACCTTGCTGCGCGACGCCGGCGCCAAGGTCAAGCGTGGCGATGCGGTGGCCAAGGTCGGCAACTCCGGCGGCCAGGGCCGCCCGGCGCTGTACTTCGAACTGCGCCGCAATGGCCAACCGGTGGATCCGTCGTCGTGGCTGCAGCGCCGCTGAGCGCCGCCGGCGACGCGCGTTCAACGCGAATTTAGCTCGGCTTCGCGCATAATCCGGACAACCGCGCCGTGCACGGTGCGGGTCTTCCCCAATCGGAGTGCTTCATGCGCGTAGTCCTGTCCGCAGCCCTGTTGCTCGCTCTGGCGCCGCTGCCGTCGATGGCGCAACGCGCCGAGACGCAGACGCCCACGGCCCCGGCGGCCAGCGCCGACGATCCGGATAGCACCGAATCGGCCAGTGCCAAGGTGCCGCTGGACGAGATCCGCCGCTACGTCGCGGTCTACAACGCGGTGAAGGAAGCCTACGTCGATCCGGTCGACGACAAGAAGCTGATGCAGTCCGCGATCCGTGGCCTGCTGCTGGACCTGGATCCGCACAGCACCTATTTCAGCAAGGAAGACGCCGAGGCCTTCGACGAGCAGACCAGCGGCGCCTACGACGGCATCGGCGTGGAGCTGCTGCAGCTACCGGACAACACGCTCAAGGTGGTGTCGCCGATCGACGACACGCCCGCCGCGCGCGCCGGCCTGCGCTCGGGCGACATCATCATCGCCATCGACGGCAAGCCGATCAGCGCGGTCAAGGCGATGGAGCCGCTGCGCGGCGAGTCGGGCAGCAAGGTCGTGCTGACCATCGCCCGCGACAAGGTGGCCAAGCCGTTCGACGTGACCCTGACCCGGCAGACCATCCGCGTGGCCAGCGTGCGCAGCCGCATGCTCGAACCGGGCTACGGCTACATCCGCATCAGCACCTTCCAGGCCGATACCGGCGCCGATTTCCACAAGCAGCTGCAGCAGTTGCAGGCGCAGGCCGGCGGCAAGCTGCGCGGGCTGGTGCTGGACCTGCGCAGCAACCCGGGCGGCCTGCTGACCGCGGCGGTGCAGGTGGCCGACGATGTGCTGGACAAGGGCACCATCGTCAGCACCCGCGGGCGCATCTCGGTCAGCGATTCCAAGTTCGACGCCACGCCCGGCGACCTGCTCAACGGTGCGCCGATGGTGGTGCTGGTGGATGCCGGTTCGGCCAGCGCCTCGGAAGTGCTGGCCGGCGC of Xanthomonas sacchari contains these proteins:
- a CDS encoding murein hydrolase activator EnvC family protein translates to MPAAAPVPLRSTASRAVERRAPGHGRRLLCSLLAVAWLLTAGLAVAQNPREAEKRLEKVRGELKSVAEERRQLEGKRGDAARQLREADEKVAATGRSLAQTQQALQRHQQTLAELERKRDGLRSGLARQRAELAQLLRAAYAIGSNAPLKLLLAQDRVADANRLLAYHRYLQRERAQRIATLTHELQALEQVQREVVEQKQQLSEAQRRQQEQAQALQRDRKQRASVVSELDQRYQDRSEREKALGQDAKALETLLANLRAAAARAEAERRAAARREAAEQAAQAKAAAKAGRGGGKVPPKVVASAPPLKVGGLGWPLSGDLIARYGGRLPDGRTSSGVLIAAPAGSTVTAVADGTVVFSDWMTGYGMILIVDHGNGYMSLYAHNDTLLRDAGAKVKRGDAVAKVGNSGGQGRPALYFELRRNGQPVDPSSWLQRR
- a CDS encoding S41 family peptidase; its protein translation is MRVVLSAALLLALAPLPSMAQRAETQTPTAPAASADDPDSTESASAKVPLDEIRRYVAVYNAVKEAYVDPVDDKKLMQSAIRGLLLDLDPHSTYFSKEDAEAFDEQTSGAYDGIGVELLQLPDNTLKVVSPIDDTPAARAGLRSGDIIIAIDGKPISAVKAMEPLRGESGSKVVLTIARDKVAKPFDVTLTRQTIRVASVRSRMLEPGYGYIRISTFQADTGADFHKQLQQLQAQAGGKLRGLVLDLRSNPGGLLTAAVQVADDVLDKGTIVSTRGRISVSDSKFDATPGDLLNGAPMVVLVDAGSASASEVLAGALRDNKRARIVGSRTFGKGSVQTVLPLDNGDSVKLTTARYYTPSGKSIQASGIVPDVVLHPEASADDADKPAAIADYSEATLPGHLHGDDEGAEGYTAGDVLPGDGPIAQALAELKQPGAVARAAAAAPAGKGKAKPAHKPAGVAPKAAPAKPPAVEPAKPEAAKPASSAAEPAPASGS